The following are from one region of the Terriglobales bacterium genome:
- a CDS encoding DUF2934 domain-containing protein translates to MAKPSDSKPAPSLNPPAKRPVAVLKPKSSPEELTRMEEEIRRRAYQLYEERGGQHGFDQDDWLRAEAEVRARYGVRSAS, encoded by the coding sequence ATGGCAAAGCCAAGCGACAGCAAGCCCGCACCCAGTCTCAACCCTCCCGCCAAGCGCCCGGTCGCAGTCCTCAAGCCCAAGAGTTCCCCCGAGGAGCTGACTCGCATGGAAGAGGAGATCCGCCGCCGCGCTTACCAGCTTTATGAGGAGCGCGGAGGCCAGCACGGCTTCGACCAGGACGATTGGCTGCGCGCGGAGGCCGAAGTGCGCGCCCGCTACGGCGTCCGCTCCGCCTCCTGA
- a CDS encoding error-prone DNA polymerase: MYSELHARSAFSFLQGASLPEELAEECARLGLPALALLDADGVYGAPRFHLAAKRLGVRAHIGSEITVSGFTFQVSRDPGQLETRNMKHETFRLPLLVESRTGYQNLCRLITRMKLRAPKHAQPEETAATADDLAAHAAGLICLTGGDDGPLAAALAQGGMEAGRRCLERWIALFGRDRVYVELQRHFERGEEARNQAAVMLAHALGLPLVATNSVAYAAAERREVLDVFTCLHHHRTLATAGRLLARNSERHLKSAAAMTELFADLPEAIANTEALSARLEFTLADLGYQFPRYPVPAGETMNSSLRARTQEGAQARYGRATAELRTRARRQIERELALIEKLDLAGYFLIVWDLVRFCREQGILAQGRGSAANSAVCYSLGITAVDPVGMELLFERFLSEERGEWPDIDLDLPSGEQRERVIQYLYQRYGERGAAMTANVITYRGRSAAREVGKVLGFDSETLGRLSATVGHWEYQDPKDTRERQFADAGFDLRHPRIRKFFELCQAVQDLPRHLGQHSGGMVICQGTLDSVVPLEPAAMPGRVVVQWDKEDCADLGIIKVDLLGLGMMAALEDALTFIHRDYGEPVELAHLPPDDPAVYAALEQADTVGMFQVESRAQMSCLPRLRPKRFYDLVVEVAIIRPGPIVGQMVNPYLKRRQGREPVSYPHASLEPVLARTLGVPLFQEQLLRMAMIAAGFSGGEAEELRRAMGFKRSQARMREIEERLRAGMMRNGIAPEAQEQIVQSITSFALYGFPESHAASFALLAYASAYLKCHYLAAFTAALLNNQPMGFYSPATLVKDAQRHGLRLLPIDVMRSEWRCTLETENPPRRHGGTEEDNIQKTSVSPCLRGGSGFAVRLGLRYARGLREEAARALLAERARAPFHSIDDLARRVPELRKNELVLLAEIGALNRVASDQWSVASEFPVPSSQFPENERRVAGKNQLGTGNREPRTRFHRRDALWQVERAVRRPGPLLCSVPEDGTASPLAPMRDEERLVADFRGTGLTTGPHPMAYQRARLDALGVRRACDLGRLPQGRRVRVAGCVIARQRPGCARGFVFLSLEDETGIANAILTPDVFTQNRFTVVSESFLLIEGALQNQDGVISVKAACVLPLAVTRAPTRSHDFH, translated from the coding sequence ATGTATTCCGAGCTTCATGCCCGCTCCGCTTTCAGCTTCCTGCAGGGCGCTTCCCTGCCGGAGGAACTGGCGGAAGAGTGCGCCCGTCTGGGACTGCCCGCCCTGGCGCTGCTCGACGCCGACGGCGTCTACGGCGCCCCGCGCTTTCACCTGGCGGCCAAGCGGCTGGGCGTGCGCGCGCACATCGGAAGCGAGATCACGGTTTCAGGCTTCACGTTTCAAGTTTCACGCGATCCCGGCCAGCTTGAAACCCGAAACATGAAACATGAAACGTTCCGTCTTCCCCTGCTGGTGGAGAGCCGCACCGGCTACCAGAACCTCTGCCGCCTGATCACGCGGATGAAACTGCGTGCGCCCAAGCACGCGCAGCCGGAAGAGACTGCCGCCACTGCGGACGATCTTGCTGCGCACGCTGCCGGGCTCATCTGCCTGACCGGCGGCGACGACGGTCCGCTGGCTGCGGCCCTGGCCCAGGGCGGCATGGAAGCCGGGCGCCGCTGCCTGGAGCGATGGATCGCGCTCTTCGGCCGTGACCGCGTGTACGTCGAATTGCAGCGCCACTTCGAGCGCGGCGAAGAGGCCCGCAACCAGGCCGCGGTCATGCTGGCGCACGCGCTCGGCCTGCCGCTGGTGGCCACCAACAGCGTGGCTTACGCTGCGGCCGAGCGCCGCGAGGTACTCGACGTCTTCACCTGCCTCCACCATCACCGCACGTTGGCCACCGCCGGGCGCTTGCTGGCCCGCAACTCCGAGCGTCACCTGAAGTCCGCCGCCGCGATGACGGAGCTTTTCGCCGATCTGCCCGAAGCCATCGCCAACACGGAAGCGCTCTCCGCGCGCCTGGAGTTCACGCTCGCCGACCTGGGCTACCAGTTCCCGCGCTATCCCGTGCCTGCGGGTGAGACCATGAACTCGTCCCTGCGCGCGCGCACCCAGGAAGGCGCGCAGGCGCGCTACGGCCGCGCTACCGCCGAATTGCGCACCCGCGCCCGCCGCCAGATCGAGCGCGAATTGGCGCTCATCGAAAAGCTCGACTTGGCCGGCTACTTCCTCATCGTCTGGGACCTGGTGCGCTTCTGCCGCGAGCAGGGCATCCTCGCTCAGGGACGCGGCTCCGCCGCCAACTCCGCCGTCTGCTACTCCCTGGGCATCACCGCGGTGGACCCCGTGGGCATGGAGCTGCTCTTCGAGCGCTTCCTCTCGGAGGAGCGCGGCGAGTGGCCCGACATCGATCTCGACCTGCCCTCGGGCGAGCAGCGCGAGCGCGTCATCCAGTACCTCTACCAGCGCTACGGCGAGCGCGGCGCCGCCATGACCGCCAACGTCATCACCTACCGCGGACGCTCGGCGGCGCGCGAGGTAGGCAAAGTGCTGGGCTTCGATTCCGAGACCCTGGGGCGGCTCTCCGCCACCGTCGGCCACTGGGAATACCAGGATCCGAAGGACACTCGCGAGCGCCAGTTCGCCGACGCCGGCTTCGACCTCCGCCATCCCCGCATTCGCAAGTTCTTCGAACTCTGCCAGGCGGTGCAGGACCTGCCTCGCCATCTCGGCCAGCACTCCGGCGGGATGGTGATCTGCCAGGGCACGCTCGATTCCGTGGTGCCACTCGAGCCCGCCGCCATGCCCGGGCGCGTGGTGGTGCAGTGGGACAAGGAAGACTGCGCCGACCTGGGCATCATCAAGGTGGACCTGCTGGGTCTGGGCATGATGGCGGCGCTCGAGGACGCGCTCACCTTCATCCATCGCGACTACGGCGAGCCGGTGGAGCTCGCCCACCTGCCGCCCGACGACCCCGCCGTCTACGCCGCACTCGAGCAGGCCGACACCGTGGGTATGTTCCAGGTGGAGAGCCGGGCGCAGATGTCCTGCCTGCCGCGCCTGCGCCCCAAGCGCTTTTACGACCTGGTGGTGGAGGTGGCCATCATCCGCCCCGGGCCCATCGTGGGACAGATGGTGAACCCGTATCTGAAGCGCCGGCAGGGGCGCGAGCCGGTCAGCTACCCGCATGCCTCGCTGGAGCCGGTGCTGGCACGCACCCTGGGGGTGCCGCTCTTCCAGGAACAACTGCTGCGCATGGCCATGATCGCTGCCGGCTTCAGCGGAGGCGAGGCCGAGGAACTGCGCCGCGCCATGGGCTTCAAGCGCTCGCAGGCGCGCATGCGCGAGATCGAAGAGCGGCTGCGCGCCGGCATGATGCGCAACGGCATCGCCCCCGAAGCCCAGGAGCAGATCGTGCAGTCCATCACCTCCTTCGCGCTCTACGGCTTCCCCGAATCCCACGCTGCCAGCTTCGCCCTGCTGGCCTATGCCAGCGCCTATTTGAAATGTCATTACCTGGCCGCCTTCACCGCCGCCCTGCTCAACAACCAGCCCATGGGCTTCTACAGTCCCGCCACCCTGGTGAAGGACGCGCAGCGCCACGGCCTGCGCCTCCTGCCCATCGACGTGATGCGCTCGGAGTGGCGGTGTACGCTCGAGACTGAAAACCCACCACGGAGACACGGAGGCACGGAGGAGGACAATATTCAAAAAACCTCCGTGTCTCCGTGCCTCCGTGGTGGAAGTGGATTTGCCGTAAGACTCGGCTTGCGCTACGCCCGCGGACTGCGCGAGGAGGCGGCGCGCGCGCTGCTGGCAGAACGCGCACGCGCGCCCTTCCATTCCATCGACGACCTGGCCCGCCGCGTCCCGGAGCTGCGCAAGAACGAACTGGTGCTGCTGGCGGAGATCGGGGCGCTGAATCGAGTGGCCAGTGATCAGTGGTCAGTGGCCAGTGAGTTCCCAGTTCCCAGTTCCCAGTTCCCAGAAAACGAACGCCGCGTAGCCGGAAAGAACCAACTGGGAACTGGGAACCGGGAACCGAGAACTCGGTTCCATCGCAGAGACGCTCTCTGGCAGGTGGAGCGCGCGGTGCGCCGGCCCGGCCCGTTGCTGTGCAGCGTCCCCGAGGACGGAACCGCCTCGCCACTCGCACCCATGCGCGACGAAGAGCGCCTGGTCGCCGACTTCCGCGGTACCGGCCTGACCACAGGTCCTCATCCCATGGCCTACCAGCGCGCCCGCCTCGACGCCCTGGGCGTGCGCCGCGCTTGCGACCTCGGACGCCTGCCCCAGGGCCGGCGCGTGCGCGTGGCCGGCTGCGTCATCGCGCGCCAGCGCCCCGGCTGCGCCCGCGGCTTCGTCTTCCTCAGCCTGGAGGACGAGACCGGCATCGCCAACGCCATCCTCACTCCCGACGTCTTCACCCAGAACCGCTTCACGGTGGTCAGCGAGAGTTTCCTGCTCATCGAAGGCGCGCTGCAGAACCAGGACGGCGTGATCTCGGTGAAGGCGGCGTGCGTGCTGCCCCTGGCGGTCACGCGCGCACCCACCCGCTCCCACGATTTCCATTGA